A window of bacterium genomic DNA:
GCGCTATATACTAATTCGTATATCTCTCTTTGTTTGGCTGTTGGTTCGCCCATTATGAATGTTCTTGTGATGTCGCTAGCCCAGCCATCGACAAAGGCGCCGTAATCTATAGTAACGAAATCACCGGCTTCGATGACCTTATCGGCGGCTATACCGTGAACAATTGCGCTTCGTAGGCCGCTGACTACTATTGTATCGAAGGAATTTTTTTCGGCGCCAGCTTTTCTCATGTTGTATTCGAGTTCCGCAGCGAAATCCCTTTCGACAATTCCCGGTTTTAAATGGGGAAGTGTTGCTTTCAGGCCGGTTTCGGCAGCTCTGACAGCTTCACGGATTTTGTCTATCTCTTGCGGATTTTTAACGGCTCGCATTTTGGAAAGGAAATCCTCCATGGGGCGCCACTCGATTTTTGCTGGCAATATGTTTTTAAGGATTTCGAGCGCAAAATATGGAAGTGATTTTTCAAAACCGATATTCGATAAAGTCTTAATCTCAGGTCTTTCGGCGAGTTCCTCATAAAGAGATATTCCCATTTTTGGAAAGATTATCTCAGCGCCTTTAACTTCTTGTGGGGCTTGAGTCTTGTATCTGAAATCAGTAAAAAAAATGGTTTTATTGGGTGTTATAAGAAGAAGGCCGTTCGAGCCTGAATAGCCACATAGAAAACGGATATTAGTTCTATCGGTTATAAGTGCGGCATCGAGGTGCTTGGTTTTAATCATTTTGCGGACTTTATCTATTCTCATGGTTACTCCTTTGTAATAAATCTAGATAAGAATGCTTCTCCGTAGACCGAGGCGGAATTCAGGGCCTCGGTGCTTAAATCCTCTTGAATACAATCTATATGCCTGAGCGCAAGCGGTTTAGGCATATAGATAGAGATACTATCGAGGAAATACTTTATTGTCAAGTTAATTCCGTCGAATACTCGATTTCCGCCCGAGGCGGCTATTTCGATTATGGCGCACGGTCTCGTTGGCAACCTTTCTGCAAGAAGATACTTTCGTGCCCAAAAAACTTGACATCTGTCAATAAGGGCTTTGGCGCATGCAGGGACATTGTAGAAATAGACCGGTGTTGAAATAAAAAGGCCATTAGCGGTGGCGAGATGTTCGTAGATCGGTGTCATGTCGTCTCGAATAGGGCAGGGCGAGCCATCGTAGCAGATTTCGCAGGCATTACACGGATCGATTCGAAACTCAGAAAGGTTATAACGAATAATTTCGATATTTTCATTCTCAGCTTTTTGCAGCGCAATATCGAGCAGCCTAGAGCTGTTAGACTTTTTTCGAGGGCTGAAACATATGGCCAATAATTTTTTTCGTGCATTTTGTTTCATAGTGTTTTATCCTTAAGTTTATGGATGAACGAAGGAAAATCGCAGTATCCGCATTCTGGGTAAGTCTCGGGACGCTCGTTTCACGGATATTTGGTCTGCTTCGCGAGGTCGCGATGGCGGCGGTATTCGGTACTGGTGTTGCTGCCGATGCCTTTTCAGTGGCTTTTCGGTTTCCCAATCTCCTTAGAAATTTAGTTGGTGAAGGTGCTCTTTCTGCCGCTTTTCTTCCGAAACTCACCGAGGTCGAGCAAAAGGAGGGTCCCGAAGTCGCATATAAATTGGCCTCGGCAGTGTTAAGCACGCTGATAGCTTGTCTTATCATTATATGTTCTCTAGGTATAATCTTTGCTCCTCAATTGATAAGCATCATTGTTGTCGGTTGGCAAGATGATCCACAAAGGAGGTTTCTTGCGGTCAAACTCGTGCGTATCCTTTTTGGTTATGCCGGTTTTATGGGACTTGCGGCGTACTGCCAAGCAATACTCAACGCGAGAAGGCGTTTTTTTATAAGCTCGGTTGCACCGGCTTTTATGAATCTGCTATGGCTAATAGGCGTCGTAATAGCGGGTTATGTTTTTTCTCCTGAATCCGCTCGAATACAGGTGGTTGCGGTTTTCGTTGTCCTAGGAAGTTTCTTCCAGTTCCTCTGGCAATTCATCTGGATAAATAAACTCGGATGGAAATTTTCGTGGTCGATAAAATCTCAGATGCGTGACCTAATCGAGGTAGGAGTGCTTCTTCTTCCAAGCCTCCTGGCGCTTGCATCGTATCAGATAAATTACTTTGCCGATGTTTTTCTTGCATCGCTTCTTCCCGGTGGAAGTGTAAGCTCTTTAACCTATGCAAACCGTTTACTATTCCTTCCTTTGGGATTGATTGGATATGCGATTGCTACCGCTACTCTGCCGAGTTTATCCGTCTCTGCTGCCTTAAAAGAGCGCGATGAGCTTGCGAGGCTTTTATCCTACACAGTAAGGACGATATTTGCGCTTTTAGTTCCTATTGCGCTAGCAGCAATTACTCTTCGGACGGAGGTCGTCTCACTGCTTTTCGAGCGTGGGAGCTTCGATGCTGCACGTTCTACGCCTATGGTCTCGTTAGCCCTTGCTTGTTACATGGTTGGGCTTCCATTTTTCGGTTTAACGCGAGGCCTTACCCAGGGATTTTACGCTCTAAAAAACACCCTTATTCCGGTTCTGATAACTGCGACCGGAGTAATAGTGAATATCGAACTCAGCATGATATTCATGTATTATTTCGACCATGGGGGGCTTGCATTGGGAACGAGTATCACAGGGATATTCAATACTTTTTTGTTTTTATATTACCTCAAGAAGCAACTTCCCG
This region includes:
- a CDS encoding aminopeptidase P family protein encodes the protein MRIDKVRKMIKTKHLDAALITDRTNIRFLCGYSGSNGLLLITPNKTIFFTDFRYKTQAPQEVKGAEIIFPKMGISLYEELAERPEIKTLSNIGFEKSLPYFALEILKNILPAKIEWRPMEDFLSKMRAVKNPQEIDKIREAVRAAETGLKATLPHLKPGIVERDFAAELEYNMRKAGAEKNSFDTIVVSGLRSAIVHGIAADKVIEAGDFVTIDYGAFVDGWASDITRTFIMGEPTAKQREIYELVYSAQASAIKAARAGISGMKLDKIARDIIDSAGYAEFFGHGLGHGLGLLVHDSPRVSSRAENILPVNSIITIEPGIYIPEFGGVRIEDDVLILEDGCEVLTSLPKRIEEIIIE
- a CDS encoding flavodoxin family protein yields the protein MKQNARKKLLAICFSPRKKSNSSRLLDIALQKAENENIEIIRYNLSEFRIDPCNACEICYDGSPCPIRDDMTPIYEHLATANGLFISTPVYFYNVPACAKALIDRCQVFWARKYLLAERLPTRPCAIIEIAASGGNRVFDGINLTIKYFLDSISIYMPKPLALRHIDCIQEDLSTEALNSASVYGEAFLSRFITKE
- the murJ gene encoding murein biosynthesis integral membrane protein MurJ, whose protein sequence is MDERRKIAVSAFWVSLGTLVSRIFGLLREVAMAAVFGTGVAADAFSVAFRFPNLLRNLVGEGALSAAFLPKLTEVEQKEGPEVAYKLASAVLSTLIACLIIICSLGIIFAPQLISIIVVGWQDDPQRRFLAVKLVRILFGYAGFMGLAAYCQAILNARRRFFISSVAPAFMNLLWLIGVVIAGYVFSPESARIQVVAVFVVLGSFFQFLWQFIWINKLGWKFSWSIKSQMRDLIEVGVLLLPSLLALASYQINYFADVFLASLLPGGSVSSLTYANRLLFLPLGLIGYAIATATLPSLSVSAALKERDELARLLSYTVRTIFALLVPIALAAITLRTEVVSLLFERGSFDAARSTPMVSLALACYMVGLPFFGLTRGLTQGFYALKNTLIPVLITATGVIVNIELSMIFMYYFDHGGLALGTSITGIFNTFLFLYYLKKQLPEFKVRPILSNMIRVLIAGILSALTAWLFIVDFSSQINTAIPILTKLLRLVIPSAVYFTVFLLFSKILSISEVSEIWTRLVERVLSRKKRNH